GGAAGCAGCATAAAACTCTGGTATATACATGTATCTTACCAGCGTCCTGAGGTTTGACTTGGTAATAGCTTTGAGCATGTTGACGACAGCCGCAGCAGCAGAAGtcactctccctcacactgctaCCAAGGTTTAACCTGAAAGTCTCGCGAGATTACATGCAGCGTCACGTGATCTATAACCGCTTCCGTTTTAGAGAAACGCCCACCTATAAATACTTGGTTCATAGCTGTGTGGTTGTGTTACAGCCTAGGCTATGATAAAAAATGAACATGTtccttgtgttttttgtttgttaatatatatatatatatatatatatatatatatatatatatatatatatatatatattatctgcTTGCAAACAtgacaaaagaagaaataaaaagagctGTAAGAATAAATTGAGatgtacagtttttatttttctcgtTTCCACTGCATTGAAATTGATTAAATTAAGACTATTCATCATACACTATTCTTTTTGGAGTTTTTTTATGTCTATgcttataattttataattgtaTTGGCTACCGtgctattaatattttaaatgtgagACCGCTAAACAGATATGTTCAGCCTGCTTTAATTTAGACCGTTGTAGATTGTtcattttaatgtcatttttagaCTATTTATTCTTGTAAATTTGACGTCTTGTGGTCTATGCCCCTCCTCGTCTTTTACAGATCAAGACAAATTAAAAACTTTCGTGCATCATAGCGTCTGGAAAAAAACATCTAGCCCGTGTGTTGgttggtttattttattgttgttcttgttaTTATAGCAATGAAAATCCAGCAGAATTGGTCCAGCGCCTCTGTTGTTGTCTAATGCCTCACGCTTCCTCCTTATAGCTAGAAAAAACATATATAGAGGCAAAAGGCACTCATGGACGACCTGCTTAGTTTACATTCAGTTAATTGGATTTATTTGTAAGTACTGGTTAGGGTCAATGTTAAAGGTCAGGGTCAAAGGAGCAGGCTATGTAAAATGTGCAGCCGATTTGCGGTGTACACGCGTGGTAATCTGTGAACATCTTAAACAAATATTCAgtataaataaatctataaacTTTGTTCACAGACCGTTCACAAATTGGTTGCAGACCAGTTTGTAAATTCCAGATTGCTTTTGAAATGTACTTTAAAATgtttggggttttatttttaatgaaaaaaaaacaataaaagtaaTGATTTACAAATTGGTTTCGGTGCATACTAGTTTGTAAATTGCAAATTcctttaaaatgtacttttaaaataattttaaaacatacgGTCTGcacttaaaaacatttaaaagcaaTAGAAATAATGATTTAAGCAGCTATAATTAACAGTGGTAGTTGTTAGACTTTGACACGTtttctacaaataaataaataaataaaagccagaGAAGAAAGGTTCATCTCTGGAGAGTTAGAAAATTGCTCTATAATGTTGTGAATAGAAGAATACGTCAAAATATCCTAAAAAGGACTGGACATTTTTTTCTAGCTTTAAATAATCTGACTATTTTTACTGTCTTGTTTTActtaaatatacattataggatATTAAATAACTGAGATTTTATGATTGTTTACTAGGAAATCGTTATTTTCAATACTTGGTTGGCTGGTTATAATGAGAATAAACTGGACATGTGGACTGTAGATAGATGAAGATGTGCTTCTGCAGTATGTAATAGTTTTGTGACTCCAGTAGGAGGCTCTCCACTATAGAGCAAACAGCCTCCTGTCGGGCCACAAAGTGTAGAAAGCAAACATTCTGCCGCTGCTTTCCTGTAGGATTTCGTCTTCTCATGAAAACGCCCAGCAACAAGATTTAAAGCTTCGCATCTGTTACGCAGATCGGAAATGAAAACACTCTTGTATGACTGCGTTTCCTATTGGTCGCTCCTTCATCTTGCACTACAAAAGGATCAATAGAGAGCAGAAAGAGCATGATCACCTGTAACATATAATTGGATTATTGGGCAATATTGATTTTTTGATCAATTGtacctatttttattttctttcgaAAATGTATATTCAAATAACTCCAAATAGCTATAGCCTATGCTGTgcgttttcatttcattatcacGTGGatcctttgtttaaaaaatattttcagttaacaGCCCATCTAATTATAgtcaattattatttattgttattacagAACCCAATTTCCGTATTTTAGAGTAATTGGAGGCAGTCTAGGTTTATAGGAGATATGGTAGATAAATAAggtgtgttttaatttattaaatgtcagTCAGCCTATCGAAGACGCATATATAGCCTAATTTTACGCATTTGACATAGGGTATTCTCAAACAATAATAAAGTACTGTTAGAGGTTATGTTTACAACCTGTATCAGTCAGTTATGTtagaaaacattgttttttcaTCAGATCTCCTTGtgaaacacacccacacacacccacacacacgcacacacagcacGCGCACTCTCGGACCtcctccaccacacacactcctctagGAACGCGGTCCGAGTTTGCGTGTGACGTCACGGCACGCGTGGGCCGCCGCAGCTCGCGGATCGGCTACAAGTTCTCGGTGTGCTCGGGCCGCTGCCCACTCCCACTGTGTCCCCTCATCTATAGCAGTGCGCGCTGACCATCCTTTATGCTGGATATTCTACTCCATTCTTCTTTCTTGGGTGATATGGGGGATCATTCAAAAAGTAAGTGCCGTGTTTGTTTTGTAAAGCGATTCTAGGGTTGCTAGTTGTTTTCTGCACATACTCTGACTTGCGGTTGTGGAAATAAAGCTCATTAAGGGCATGTGCTTCTAATGTTAAAGTTGTACCAGTATTGTTCGATATTTTGTATAGGTctaaaacaggaaatattaGGTTACTCTACGGTCCCTTTTTTTGCTTTCGTTCTTGAAGGTGTGAGACAGCATCATCAACTAGTGTAATGAAATGGCAACCGTGATTAAATAAATGGGGGAAAATATGTTGTTCGGGTGGCATGCATGGACTTGTGAACTAAAACGCTTTGCGATGCAGAATGCATGAAGACAGACATGAATTGATCGTTGAGTAGGATATGTGGCACTGGAGTTGGGTGCAGGTTATGGCTTTAATTCGCGCGTTTGCACACAGAGAAGTCCGGGATCGCCATGTGTGTGGGCTGCGGAAGTCAGATCCATGACCAGTATATCCTGCGGGTCTCCCCGGACCTGGAGTGGCACGCGGCGTGTCTGAAGTGCGCAGAGTGCAGTCAGTACCTGGATGAGACGTGTACTTGCTTCGTCCGGGACGGCAAGACCTACTGCAAAAGAGACTACGTAAGGTAGACGTCCCTCTGCTTTCCACAATTTGCAGACGAGGAATTTAGGAATAAACGTATGGATGGGAAAGCTAAAATTTGCAAACATATGCAGACATAATATGCATAGTGTTGCAatgcaatgttgtttttttctggctAATTGTGAATCTATGCGTCTCAGGCTTATTTTGTAGGATATTTAAGGCCGTATTTCTGAAGTTGTCGTTTGCAGTGGAACTTGTAGTTTGTTCTACTATAATGTCagaataaatgatttttttagaGGATTATGTGGCTAataatttatatacatttaggtgtttgtttttttgtttaaaaattgtattataaaatgtggTGTTGTAGtctaatgatttaaaaatgctattattattattattattattattttaatgagtattattattattattattatcatcatcatcatcatactgcAATAAAATTACAGTTGTTCACTTGGGAATTTGAGACCTAGctcattgtttattttgtctttttcagGTTATTCGGTATTAAATGTGCAAAATGCAACGTGGGCTTCTGCAGCAGTGACTTGGTAATGCGTGCTCGGGAGAACGTTTACCACATGGAGTGTTTCAGGTGCTCGGTGTGCAGCAGACACCTCCTGCCGGGAGATGAGTTCTCTCTGCGGGAAGAGGAGCTGCTGTGCCGGACTGATCACGGGCTGCTGCTGGAGCGCGCCGCGTCGGGGAGTCCACCTATCAGCCCGGGCAACACACACTCCACCAGAGCTCTGCACATGGCCGGTGAGCACATGAACTCATACTTCAGACATTACtattaaaacataataataataataataataataataataataataataataataataataataataggtatttttaaaaaatatatacatgtatatattttacatcTAGTATGTAGGCTACATATATGTACATCTAGGCTGATTTAATTCTTATTTATGTAATGCTattgtcattattttatatCTAATAATGTTTAGACTGCTGAGTATtgacttgaatttttttttattaaatactgTAATACATACAAACAACACATTTACTCAAAGGATTTACTCAAATAATGACAAGATTGcagcatttaaaatgatttaattgtATGCTGCTAATAAATTtcttaaaatgcattaaaaccaagaaaaacaaaccaagagAAAAGATTTATCAATATCAATATGCAAAATATGcgggtttttgttgttattgttgttgttgttgttgttattgttcttgCTATTGTTCAGTAAAGGCAAGAAAAAAGCTTCTGGCATGCACTTCTGCCATGTTGATCTTTTTAAGTAGACTAAACAAATTTTGCATAGCTGTAAGGATTAAACAGAAGATTAAATAGTGGACAtaaaaaattctatttattgAGGTTACTGGTGCATTTGGAAACGAAACGGTGAATCTGTTATGAATGTTGTTCTTGTATTTTGCTGATTTTTAGGTTGAGATGGTGTGTCACTCAGAGATAATTTATATAATCATCTTTTTAATTTCTCACATGAGTTGTTGCACTGCGCTTTTGCACAAATGTTGATGGTCAACTATTTTTATACTCGACccaaagcactttttttttttttaagtattgcCTTGATTTATGTGTTTGCATATTTTGGCGCACAGATATGCGCAGCGTCCCGAGTATGTTATTATGTGGATAATGACATTTCCTAAAGTCGAGACTGTATTGCGGTTTGTTTGTTGGCAGAGCCGGTACCTGTGCGGCAGCCCCCACACCGCAACCACGTCCACAAGCAGTCGGAGAAGACGACCCGTGTGCGCACTGTGCTCAACGAGAAGCAGCTGCACACACTGCGCACATGCTACAACGCCAACCCGCGGCCCGACGCGCTCATGAAGGAGCAGCTGGTGGAGATGACGGGCCTCAGTCCGCGAGTTATCCGCGTCTGGTTCCAGAACAAACGCTGCAAGGACAAGAAGAGGTCCATGCTCATGAAGCAACTCCAGCAGCAACAGCACAGCGACAAAACCGTAAGAGTCTAAAGTCTTTCAAAAGTCTGCTT
The genomic region above belongs to Ictalurus punctatus breed USDA103 chromosome 14, Coco_2.0, whole genome shotgun sequence and contains:
- the isl2a gene encoding insulin gene enhancer protein isl-2a isoform X1, translated to MLDILLHSSFLGDMGDHSKKKSGIAMCVGCGSQIHDQYILRVSPDLEWHAACLKCAECSQYLDETCTCFVRDGKTYCKRDYVRLFGIKCAKCNVGFCSSDLVMRARENVYHMECFRCSVCSRHLLPGDEFSLREEELLCRTDHGLLLERAASGSPPISPGNTHSTRALHMAEPVPVRQPPHRNHVHKQSEKTTRVRTVLNEKQLHTLRTCYNANPRPDALMKEQLVEMTGLSPRVIRVWFQNKRCKDKKRSMLMKQLQQQQHSDKTNLQGLTGTPLVAGSPIRHDNTVQGNPVEVQTYQPPWKALSEFALQSDLEQPAFQQLVSFSESGSLGTSSGSDVTSLSSQLPDTPNSMVSSPVET
- the isl2a gene encoding insulin gene enhancer protein isl-2a isoform X2, with the protein product MRRVLASSGTARPTAKETTLFGIKCAKCNVGFCSSDLVMRARENVYHMECFRCSVCSRHLLPGDEFSLREEELLCRTDHGLLLERAASGSPPISPGNTHSTRALHMAEPVPVRQPPHRNHVHKQSEKTTRVRTVLNEKQLHTLRTCYNANPRPDALMKEQLVEMTGLSPRVIRVWFQNKRCKDKKRSMLMKQLQQQQHSDKTNLQGLTGTPLVAGSPIRHDNTVQGNPVEVQTYQPPWKALSEFALQSDLEQPAFQQLVSFSESGSLGTSSGSDVTSLSSQLPDTPNSMVSSPVET